The Brachyhypopomus gauderio isolate BG-103 chromosome 1, BGAUD_0.2, whole genome shotgun sequence genome includes a window with the following:
- the LOC143514493 gene encoding uncharacterized protein LOC143514493, with protein MKTTSWLGYLVLFCLQIAADSCLTQCPYGLVLSGCRCQPCPSEHYFYVRGDDRRCDKCTSPCSGTENKVEVSPCTNTTNRVCHCKQGHRCPSPSKLDCRRECSPCSDGSFSNTPSLATHCKPYKDCRTLMLHVIAEGSSTRDRICGSPTTAHPNNHTSGGPDLPAAGAQNRSPNLISTQTELFKTSQTGNLSEGSTELEVQDQSAGLSTWVCLLLLALLFVLVLMCLPVWGKRNALKDKLDWPSLTFGKYHLSSVPVSAHPKLETLVPVCNEMDNERSQGTGSGSGSGSCPQKHQQVTLDSVTGVHNTVGSIFIYSPGMVVLGSNSNERKGEGEEEPLLMPTPQMESSCLPQEDSMGVAMQDSMGVAMQEEFVKELSFPVPATGK; from the exons ATGAAAACTACATCTTGGTTGGGTTATCTTGTTTTATTCTGTTTG CAAATTGCAGCAGATTCTTGCTTAACACAGTGCCCATACG GCTTGGTGCTGTCTGGCTGCAGGTGCCAGCCCTGCCCCTCCGAGCACTACTTCTACGTTAGAGGTGACGACCGCAGGTGTGATAAGTGCACCAGTCCCTGCTCCG gaaCAGAAAACAAGGTGGAGGTGTCTCCGTGCACAAACACGACTAACCGGGTATGCCATTGCAAGCAAGGCCACCGCTGCCCAAGCCCATCAAAGCTGGACTGCAGGAGGGAATGTTCACCATGCAGCGATGGTTCCTTCTCCAACACACCATCTCTAGCCACACACTGCAAGCCCTATAAAGA CTGTCGCACGTTGATGTTGCACGTAATTGCAGAAGGATCATCCACTCGCGACCGGATTTGCGGATCGCCAACTACCGCACATCCTAACAACCACACATCTGGAGGTCCTGACCTGCCGGCCGCTGGAGCTCAGAATAGGAGCCCCAATCTCATCAGCACCCAGACGGAGCTGTTCAAAACCTCTCAGACTGGAAACCTCTCAG AGGGCAGTACAGAACTTGAAGTGCAGGATCAGTCCGCTGGGCTGTCCACATGGGTCTGTCTGCTGCTCCTGGCGCTGCTTTTCGTCCTGGTTCTGATGTGTCTTCCAGTGTGGGGCAAGCGGAATGCCCTGAAGGACAAACTGGACTGGCCAA GTCTCACATTTGGGAAATAT CACTTGTCATCTGTGCCAGTCAGTGCCCACCCTAAGTTGGAAACTTTGGTACCTGTGTGCAATGAGATGGACAATGAGAGAAGTCAGGGCACAGGGTCAGGATCAGGGTCAGGGTCGTGCCCCCAGAAGCACCAGCAGGTCACCCTGGACAGTGTGACGGGAGTCCACAACACAGTGG GATCCATTTTCATCTACTCCCCTGGCATGGTGGTCCTGGGCTCCAACTCCAAtgagaggaagggggagggtGAAGAAGAGCCCCTCCTCATGCCCACGCCACAGATGGAGTCCAGCTGCCTACCCCAGGAAGACTCCATGGGCGTGGCCATGCAGGACTCCATGGGCGTGGCCATGCAGGAGGAGTTTGTCAAGGAGCTGAGCTTCCCTGTCCCTGCCACTGGCAAATGA
- the tnfrsf1b gene encoding tumor necrosis factor receptor superfamily member 1B isoform X1 — MIFGLHCLVLGVVAHLTKGKANSIPYASHGSCRDNVTEYFQDNLCCSKCMPGSRWVAHCSDVVDTICEPCQDGTYSENYNYYPNCFKCSKCQDRLMYDKHCTSVSDAVCRCKPGMTCLRERATGCVQCQKSKICPPGQGPSGNKCSPCPAGKFSGENSTQPCRRHTRCDLQGRKVLVNGTSVMDVVCDGATIPGPRTMTHTTTPGPSSSSEPSNTLPLPTQKPTTDIPTISLSISPNDSPGKLAAYCIGAVTAVVLLVLLTLAFIIRHRKDLQKPPVDEAPQVSDVAIHHSHTDCQHLLGDNKTEPSTSSSDSHSQMEHSHGVQPELPSPCVNLSITATFSCQLNPSTGSCSLPTGPPAQPSRPPDSPGPPIPDLPLSQEEELCSPCQPEESKVPLCLAQESGKAMC, encoded by the exons ATGATTTTTGGGCTTCATTGCTTAGTTCTTGGTGTCGTTGCGCATCTTACGAAAGGAAAG GCAAACTCCATCCCATATGCATCGCATGGGTCATGCAGAGACAACGTCACAGAATACTTCCAAGACAATCTGTGCTGTAGCAAATGTATGCCAG GAAGTCGATGGGTTGCTCATTGCAGTGATGTTGTCGATACGATCTGCGAGCCATGCCAGGATGGAACATACTCGgaaaattataattattatcCTAACTGCTTCAAATGCTCCAAGTGTCAAGACA GACTGATGTATGACAAGCACTGCACCAGTGTCAGCGATGCGGTGTGTAGATGTAAACCTGGGATGACCTGTCTGAGGGAGAGAGCAACAGGCTGCGTACAGTGTCAGAAGAGCAAGATTTGTCCCCCTGGCCAAG GACCGTCAGGAAATAAGTGCTCCCCTTGTCCTGCAGGAAAGTTCTCTGGTGAAAACAGCACCCAGCCATGTCGACGCCACACACG gTGTGACCTGCAGGGCAGAAAAGTTTTGGTCAATGGCACTTCAGTAAtggatgtggtgtgtgatggtgccaCTATCCCTGGCCCTCGCACTAtgacccacaccaccactcctggcccttcatcatcatcagagCCTTCCAACACGCTCCCACTCCCCACTCAAAAACCCACAACGGACATCcccacaatctctctctccatttcaccTAATGATTCTCCGGGAAAATTGGCTGCCTACTGCATTG GTGCTGTCACTGCTGTTGTGCTGCTGGTTTTGCTGACATTGGCTTTCATAATCCGTCACAGGAAAG ATTTACAAAAACCTCCTGTTGATGAGGCACCTCAG GTTTCAGATGTTGCAATCCACCACAGCCACACCGATTGCCAGCATCTGCTAGGGGACAATAAGACTGAGCCGTCCACATCATCATCTGACAGCCACAGCCAGATGGAGCATAGTCATGGTGTCCAACCCGAGCTGCCCAGTCCCTGCGTCAACCTCAGCATCACGGCCACCTTCAGCTGCCAGCTGAACCCCAGCACTGGATCCTGCTCCCTCCCCACTGGTCCTCCTGCACAGCCGTCCCGCCCTCCAGACTCACCCGGGCCTCCAATCCCAGATCTTCCTCTCTCCCAGGAGGAGGAGCTCTGCAGTCCCTGCCAACCAGAGGAGAGCAAAGTGCCTTTGTGTTTGGCACAAGAGAGCGGGAAGGCCATGTGTTGA
- the tnfrsf1b gene encoding tumor necrosis factor receptor superfamily member 1B isoform X2, translated as MIFGLHCLVLGVVAHLTKGKANSIPYASHGSCRDNVTEYFQDNLCCSKCMPGSRWVAHCSDVVDTICEPCQDGTYSENYNYYPNCFKCSKCQDRLMYDKHCTSVSDAVCRCKPGMTCLRERATGCVQCQKSKICPPGQGKFSGENSTQPCRRHTRCDLQGRKVLVNGTSVMDVVCDGATIPGPRTMTHTTTPGPSSSSEPSNTLPLPTQKPTTDIPTISLSISPNDSPGKLAAYCIGAVTAVVLLVLLTLAFIIRHRKDLQKPPVDEAPQVSDVAIHHSHTDCQHLLGDNKTEPSTSSSDSHSQMEHSHGVQPELPSPCVNLSITATFSCQLNPSTGSCSLPTGPPAQPSRPPDSPGPPIPDLPLSQEEELCSPCQPEESKVPLCLAQESGKAMC; from the exons ATGATTTTTGGGCTTCATTGCTTAGTTCTTGGTGTCGTTGCGCATCTTACGAAAGGAAAG GCAAACTCCATCCCATATGCATCGCATGGGTCATGCAGAGACAACGTCACAGAATACTTCCAAGACAATCTGTGCTGTAGCAAATGTATGCCAG GAAGTCGATGGGTTGCTCATTGCAGTGATGTTGTCGATACGATCTGCGAGCCATGCCAGGATGGAACATACTCGgaaaattataattattatcCTAACTGCTTCAAATGCTCCAAGTGTCAAGACA GACTGATGTATGACAAGCACTGCACCAGTGTCAGCGATGCGGTGTGTAGATGTAAACCTGGGATGACCTGTCTGAGGGAGAGAGCAACAGGCTGCGTACAGTGTCAGAAGAGCAAGATTTGTCCCCCTGGCCAAG GAAAGTTCTCTGGTGAAAACAGCACCCAGCCATGTCGACGCCACACACG gTGTGACCTGCAGGGCAGAAAAGTTTTGGTCAATGGCACTTCAGTAAtggatgtggtgtgtgatggtgccaCTATCCCTGGCCCTCGCACTAtgacccacaccaccactcctggcccttcatcatcatcagagCCTTCCAACACGCTCCCACTCCCCACTCAAAAACCCACAACGGACATCcccacaatctctctctccatttcaccTAATGATTCTCCGGGAAAATTGGCTGCCTACTGCATTG GTGCTGTCACTGCTGTTGTGCTGCTGGTTTTGCTGACATTGGCTTTCATAATCCGTCACAGGAAAG ATTTACAAAAACCTCCTGTTGATGAGGCACCTCAG GTTTCAGATGTTGCAATCCACCACAGCCACACCGATTGCCAGCATCTGCTAGGGGACAATAAGACTGAGCCGTCCACATCATCATCTGACAGCCACAGCCAGATGGAGCATAGTCATGGTGTCCAACCCGAGCTGCCCAGTCCCTGCGTCAACCTCAGCATCACGGCCACCTTCAGCTGCCAGCTGAACCCCAGCACTGGATCCTGCTCCCTCCCCACTGGTCCTCCTGCACAGCCGTCCCGCCCTCCAGACTCACCCGGGCCTCCAATCCCAGATCTTCCTCTCTCCCAGGAGGAGGAGCTCTGCAGTCCCTGCCAACCAGAGGAGAGCAAAGTGCCTTTGTGTTTGGCACAAGAGAGCGGGAAGGCCATGTGTTGA